Proteins encoded together in one Luteimonas fraxinea window:
- a CDS encoding TrbG/VirB9 family P-type conjugative transfer protein → MGRVIQVCLQLGFAALLAALAAPAGAQVVEEYAYEADRVYQVRTGLGITTQIELSPHEEILDYSSGFSGGWDISRRDNVFYLKPKNVDVDTNLLIRTAAHSYIFELKVVATNWRALDQAKASGVQYKVRFVYPTDTKFAAESTPEGEPVAELSTTIEPTRDYYFAYEYSYHKRQPSWLVPSTVYDDRRFTYIRMGDRTRFPSGNFPAVFARESEDGEEFIVNSTVEGDTIVVHGTYAFLVVRHGNNAIGLRRRPEL, encoded by the coding sequence ATGGGGCGTGTGATCCAAGTATGTTTACAGCTAGGGTTCGCAGCGTTGCTTGCGGCCTTGGCTGCACCTGCCGGTGCGCAGGTGGTAGAGGAGTATGCGTATGAAGCCGACAGGGTCTATCAGGTGCGGACCGGCCTTGGTATCACAACGCAGATCGAGCTAAGTCCGCATGAAGAAATTCTTGATTACAGCTCGGGTTTCAGTGGGGGCTGGGATATCAGCCGTCGTGACAACGTGTTCTACCTAAAACCGAAGAACGTCGATGTCGATACGAACCTTCTGATCCGCACCGCGGCGCACTCCTATATTTTCGAGCTCAAGGTGGTCGCGACCAACTGGCGCGCGCTTGACCAGGCGAAAGCATCGGGCGTGCAGTACAAGGTGCGCTTCGTCTACCCGACGGATACGAAGTTCGCAGCAGAGTCGACGCCAGAAGGCGAGCCGGTGGCCGAGCTCAGCACGACGATCGAGCCTACTCGCGATTACTACTTCGCCTATGAGTATTCGTATCACAAGCGCCAACCAAGCTGGCTCGTGCCCTCGACGGTCTATGACGACCGACGATTCACCTACATCCGAATGGGCGATCGCACGCGCTTTCCAAGCGGAAATTTCCCGGCCGTCTTCGCCCGCGAAAGCGAGGATGGGGAAGAGTTCATCGTCAATTCCACTGTCGAGGGCGACACCATCGTCGTGCACGGTACATATGCCTTCCTCGTTGTCCGCCATGGAAATAACGCGATCGGCCTGCGCAGGAGACCGGAACTGTGA
- the virB11 gene encoding P-type DNA transfer ATPase VirB11 yields MNAETAILAKVSNEFLDYQYEILGIGEHMHSTDVTEICINQPGELYLETRSGWNRVEVPSLTFERARQFCTAVVNESNTGQRITDADPMVSLTFPTGQRAQFVIPPACDAGKVSITIRLPARFGKTLEEYARDGFFDEVVEQEHTVSDYDQELLELRRQRNYAVFFQKAVQYHKNIVVSGATGSGKTTFMKSLVNHISHQERLVTIEDARELFLSQPNVVHLLYSKGGQSASNISAKTCMEACLRMKPDRIILAELRGDESFYFIRNCASGHPGSITSCHAGSTSQTWDQLALMVKASAEGAGLEFEVIKRLLKLTIDIVVHIKAHAGRRFITGIDFDPTRGLA; encoded by the coding sequence ATGAATGCCGAGACCGCCATCCTCGCCAAAGTGTCGAACGAGTTTCTCGACTATCAGTACGAGATCCTCGGCATTGGCGAGCATATGCACTCGACAGACGTCACTGAGATCTGCATCAACCAGCCCGGCGAGCTTTATCTGGAGACGCGTTCGGGCTGGAACCGCGTCGAAGTGCCCTCGCTTACCTTTGAGCGGGCACGCCAGTTCTGCACGGCAGTGGTCAACGAAAGCAACACCGGCCAGCGTATTACGGATGCCGATCCGATGGTCTCGTTGACGTTTCCAACCGGTCAGCGTGCTCAGTTCGTGATACCGCCCGCATGCGACGCGGGAAAGGTGTCGATCACGATTCGCCTCCCGGCGCGATTTGGGAAGACGCTCGAAGAGTATGCGCGGGACGGTTTTTTTGACGAGGTCGTCGAGCAAGAACACACCGTCAGTGATTACGATCAGGAGCTCTTGGAGCTTCGGCGTCAGCGCAACTATGCCGTATTTTTTCAAAAAGCCGTCCAGTATCACAAGAACATCGTGGTCTCCGGCGCGACTGGCAGCGGCAAGACGACCTTCATGAAGTCGCTCGTAAACCACATCTCACATCAGGAGCGGTTGGTCACGATCGAGGACGCGCGCGAGCTTTTCTTGTCTCAGCCCAATGTCGTGCACTTGCTCTATTCCAAGGGCGGACAAAGTGCGAGCAACATCTCGGCGAAGACCTGCATGGAGGCATGTCTGCGTATGAAGCCCGATCGCATCATCCTGGCGGAGCTCCGGGGTGACGAGTCTTTCTATTTCATCCGCAACTGCGCCTCCGGCCACCCAGGCTCGATCACGAGCTGCCATGCCGGCAGCACGTCGCAGACGTGGGATCAACTCGCTTTGATGGTCAAAGCGTCGGCAGAGGGCGCGGGGCTTGAGTTCGAAGTGATCAAGCGTCTCTTGAAGCTGACGATCGACATCGTGGTGCACATCAAGGCGCACGCAGGGCGCCGCTTCATCACGGGTATCGATTTCGATCCCACGCGAGGCCTGGCATGA
- a CDS encoding virB8 family protein: MFGKKNTDTPAVERVVAQGVSFELTLAERAKRSEKRAWLVAWSAVLMSLILAGGYFLFLPLKEKVPYLVMADPYTGTASVARLVGDFENRDVTATEAINKSNVANFILARESYDSGLIGQRNWRTALSMAGPAVSPAYIALHSESNPDRPFRVYGSGKALHVRILSIVLIGGGDGSRPSGATVRFQRNVYDKGTGRSEPLDNKIATMEFAYDQDLRLNDEDRLLNPLGFRVVNYRVDNDFAPSAASPGVAEMVPAMQQPQMAAAPMDPNMTAMGQQGTTPGAPLPTMPAEQMEGVGGQGERE; encoded by the coding sequence ATGTTTGGTAAAAAAAATACTGATACGCCTGCGGTTGAGCGCGTTGTTGCGCAGGGCGTGAGCTTTGAATTGACGCTTGCCGAGCGCGCAAAGCGCAGCGAGAAGCGCGCGTGGCTTGTGGCGTGGAGCGCCGTTCTCATGTCGCTGATTCTGGCCGGCGGCTATTTCCTCTTTCTGCCTCTGAAAGAGAAGGTGCCGTATCTCGTCATGGCCGATCCCTATACCGGGACGGCCTCGGTTGCCCGTCTGGTCGGCGATTTTGAGAACCGGGACGTAACGGCCACTGAGGCGATCAACAAAAGCAACGTCGCCAACTTCATCCTGGCTCGCGAGTCCTACGACTCGGGGCTGATCGGGCAACGGAACTGGCGCACGGCTCTCTCAATGGCCGGCCCGGCGGTGTCTCCGGCCTATATCGCACTCCACTCCGAGAGCAATCCTGATCGCCCGTTTCGGGTCTACGGTTCAGGCAAGGCGCTCCACGTGCGGATCCTCAGCATTGTGCTGATTGGTGGTGGTGATGGAAGCCGTCCGTCAGGCGCAACGGTGCGGTTTCAGCGCAATGTGTATGACAAGGGGACCGGTCGCTCGGAGCCGCTCGATAACAAGATTGCCACGATGGAGTTTGCTTACGACCAGGATCTGCGGCTGAACGATGAAGACCGTTTGCTCAATCCTCTTGGCTTCCGGGTCGTGAACTATCGAGTCGACAACGATTTTGCGCCGTCAGCAGCTTCGCCTGGGGTGGCTGAGATGGTGCCGGCAATGCAGCAGCCCCAGATGGCTGCGGCACCGATGGATCCAAACATGACGGCCATGGGACAGCAGGGGACGACGCCAGGAGCGCCCCTGCCGACGATGCCCGCGGAACAAATGGAAGGCGTCGGCGGACAAGGGGAGAGGGAGTGA
- a CDS encoding phosphatidylglycerophosphatase A yields the protein MCADTLSLLGGGDASASVVDEFLAFSLACLALPKARSAMWIVAAFTLFRIIDATSFR from the coding sequence ATCTGCGCAGACACTTTGTCGCTGCTCGGCGGCGGAGATGCGTCTGCCAGTGTGGTTGACGAGTTCCTCGCATTCTCCCTTGCATGTCTCGCATTGCCGAAAGCGCGGAGCGCTATGTGGATAGTTGCGGCGTTCACCCTGTTTCGCATCATCGACGCGACATCATTCCGATGA
- a CDS encoding TrbI/VirB10 family protein, giving the protein MNQIPPNEHDAHDADRRQAPNPYARREYAGDANLDGEAPYLQAEDVQRLNRKALVFLAAIVVALIAIAAWLIFGDSADDAVATRPASEEVIIPAAPRDLPELPPERAVAQVPAAEELPPLPVIDDNRTSQSSNMPSMDSLRSQAPSLLERRMEDAGGGGMMGGGAPEGGQQGGLNPQDYAAMLTGQGQQSSVRSGPAEGLTSAQPLYKPDTLLLRGTYIRCVLQSRVISDYPGYTSCIVTEPVYSVNGKRLLLPRGSKVQGSYGRDELIGERVNVAWDRVTTPNGLDINMTSPGVDVLGSAGHPGHYTAHWGQRITSALLISILSDAFKYAAAENGPPQTSVVNGAIVQNPYESSTARTMERMANMALDRNMSRPPTVTINQGTVVAIYVSRDVDFSSVIR; this is encoded by the coding sequence GTGAATCAAATTCCGCCCAATGAGCATGATGCTCACGACGCTGATCGTCGTCAGGCGCCAAATCCTTATGCACGCCGAGAGTATGCAGGCGACGCGAACCTCGACGGAGAAGCGCCTTACCTCCAGGCAGAAGATGTCCAGCGCCTTAATCGCAAGGCGCTCGTGTTCCTTGCTGCGATCGTTGTTGCACTGATCGCAATTGCCGCCTGGCTGATCTTTGGGGACTCGGCAGATGACGCGGTGGCGACGCGTCCCGCGAGTGAGGAGGTCATCATTCCCGCTGCGCCGCGCGATCTGCCCGAACTCCCGCCTGAGCGCGCAGTAGCGCAGGTGCCGGCTGCCGAAGAACTGCCACCGCTTCCAGTCATCGATGACAATCGCACGTCTCAGTCCTCCAACATGCCAAGCATGGATTCGCTTCGCAGCCAGGCGCCTTCTTTACTCGAGCGGCGAATGGAAGATGCGGGCGGCGGCGGCATGATGGGCGGCGGCGCGCCGGAGGGCGGCCAGCAAGGCGGCCTCAATCCGCAGGATTACGCGGCGATGTTGACCGGGCAGGGTCAGCAGTCCTCTGTTCGCTCAGGCCCGGCGGAGGGTCTCACCAGTGCCCAGCCCCTTTACAAGCCCGACACACTGCTGCTGCGCGGTACATACATCCGATGCGTGCTCCAGTCGCGGGTGATCTCCGACTATCCGGGCTACACCTCGTGCATTGTTACCGAGCCTGTTTACTCAGTGAACGGCAAGCGTCTGCTGCTGCCGCGGGGCTCGAAGGTGCAGGGGAGCTACGGGCGCGACGAGCTCATTGGCGAGCGCGTCAACGTGGCATGGGATCGCGTGACCACGCCGAACGGACTCGATATCAACATGACTAGTCCGGGCGTGGACGTCTTGGGGTCGGCTGGCCACCCGGGCCACTACACGGCGCACTGGGGTCAGCGGATCACTTCGGCGCTTTTGATCAGCATTCTGAGCGACGCCTTCAAGTATGCGGCAGCGGAGAACGGTCCCCCCCAGACATCTGTCGTCAACGGCGCGATCGTGCAAAACCCGTATGAGAGCTCGACGGCGCGGACGATGGAGCGGATGGCCAACATGGCATTGGACCGAAACATGAGCCGCCCGCCGACCGTTACCATCAATCAAGGTACCGTCGTTGCGATCTATGTGTCCCGCGACGTCGATTTTTCTTCTGTGATCCGCTGA
- a CDS encoding GntR family transcriptional regulator produces MNAIHTKSTFLYERIRRALQAGRYVPGQRIEPAAMAREFKTSQTPVRLALYRLIGEGMISDHARGGLFVPLLSDLMLRDRYEWMERLLLVACEIGWSETPHRHRKLLTLGDDSDLAKATWKLFDAIAEETGKRSLHDAVRRINDQLAPVRRAKESLIDNVHAEFADLHTAWRDRDVTALKTGISAYHDRRKQLVPKIVALLIEQSEHLH; encoded by the coding sequence ATGAACGCGATCCACACCAAGAGCACGTTTCTTTATGAGCGCATCCGTCGCGCTCTGCAGGCTGGTCGGTACGTGCCAGGCCAACGAATCGAGCCGGCTGCAATGGCCCGGGAATTCAAGACCAGCCAGACGCCCGTTCGCCTCGCGCTATATCGGCTTATCGGCGAAGGCATGATCTCGGACCACGCGCGCGGCGGTCTCTTCGTGCCGCTGCTTAGCGATCTAATGTTGCGTGACCGCTACGAGTGGATGGAGCGTCTCTTATTGGTGGCCTGTGAGATCGGCTGGAGCGAGACTCCGCACCGTCACCGGAAGCTGCTGACACTGGGAGACGACAGCGATCTAGCGAAGGCCACATGGAAGCTGTTCGATGCCATAGCCGAGGAAACCGGCAAGCGGTCGCTTCACGACGCGGTACGACGCATCAATGATCAGCTCGCGCCTGTGCGTCGCGCTAAGGAAAGTTTGATCGACAACGTACATGCCGAGTTTGCCGACTTGCACACAGCTTGGCGAGACCGAGACGTTACCGCACTGAAGACAGGTATCAGTGCTTACCACGATCGGCGCAAACAGCTTGTACCGAAGATTGTCGCGCTGCTCATCGAGCAGAGCGAGCACCTGCACTGA